The sequence below is a genomic window from Merismopedia glauca CCAP 1448/3.
CATCATTCCTAGTAGAGTGCCTTTAAACCGACTTAGAAGCGAGTAGCGCATGGATTGTTGATTGTTGATTGTTGATTGTTGATTGTTGATTGTTGATTGTTGATTGTTGATTGTTGATTGTTGATTGTTGATGGGCTTGTCTCCCTTCTTCCTTCTTCCTTCTTCCCTGACTTCTGACTTAAAAAAATATTGTGCCCAATTGAGATAAGTCAACGTTACCACCACTGATAATTACTCCAATCCGCTTCCCAGGTGTAGATATTTTCTTCTCTAGTAATGCAGCAGTGGCTAGAGTTCCTGTGGGTTCAACGACTATTTTTAATCGTTCCCATAAAAACAGCATAGTCTGACGGATGGCAGTTTCCGAAACCGTTACCATCTCATCAACATATTGCAAGACTAAAGGAAAGGTTAGTTCTCCTAAAAATGGCGTTCGCGCACCATCAGCAATAGTTTGAGGATTAGTCACTGTTTGCAAGGTTTTGGTATAAAAAGAGCGAGTTGCATCATCTGCTAATTCTGGTTCTACACCTACCACCTGACAACCAGGATTCAGGGTTTTAGCAGCTATAGCGCACCCAGAGAGTAAACCTCCTCCCCCGCAACACACCAACAGTAAATCTAGTTCTCCTACCTGTTCGATCAGTTCTTGGGCGACTGTACCTTGTCCCGCAATAATATGAGGATGGTCGTAGGGAGGGATAATCTTTAAAGAGCGCTGTTGAGAAATTTCAGCCACTAAAGCTTGTCTGTCAGTTGTGGCAGGATTATATAAAATTACTTCGGCTCCGTAACCGCGAGTAGCTACCTGTTTGACTCTAGGAGCATTTTCGGGCATAACTACCGTAGTTGAAATACCGAGAAGTTGACCAGATAAAGCTAAAGCTTGGGCATGATTGCCAGAAGAGAAGGTAATTACCCCTTTCTCTCTTTGATTTTGACTCAGTTGAACCAAGGCATTATAAGCTCCCCGAAATTTAAATGAACCTGTTCTTTGCAAGTTTTCGCATTTAAAAAAGACTTGAGCGCCAGTTGTGCGATCGACTGTGCTGGAAGTCATTACGGGTGTTTGATGAGCTTGATTTTTTAATCGCTCAGCAGCAGCTTGAATGTCGGTATAGTTTGGGTACATAGCAACCTGAGTTCGGAGTTTTTCATCCAGCAATCATAGTCAGATGACCTTGATTCCGGTATGATGGAATGTTTGCAGTAAATTAATAATATTGGTACTAGTACAAGACGGCGTAAGTGAAACGCTCATTACTAAAGAATCAGAACCGTTTAACACTAACACTTCTGACTTCTGACTTCTGTACGGGCGCACTGAGCGCAGTCGAAGTGCGCCCCTACGAATGACTTATGATTATTGTGCTGCTCACACCACCAGATTGATTGAAGGAGTTGCCTGTATGGCTCGGATGTATTACGACGCTGATGCTAATCTAGATTTATTATCGGGGAAAACCGTTGCCATTGTGGGTTATGGTTCCCAAGGTCATGCTCATGCTCTGAATCTAAAAGATAGCGGTATCAACGTCGTTGTGGGACTCTACCCAGGAAGTAAATCGGCAATTAAGGCAAAAGAAGCAGGACTATCTGTACATAGTGTAGCTGATGCAGCGAAGGCTGCGGATCTAATTATGATTTTGCTCCCTGATGAGGTGCAAAAGACTGTTTACAAAGAAGAGATTGAGCCTTATCTTAGTGCTGGGAAAACTTTAGCTTTTGCTCACGGATTTAATATCCATTTTGGACAAGTTGTTCCCCCAACAGATGTAGATGTGATCATGGTTGCACCAAAAGGGCCAGGACATCTAGTGCGTCGCACTTACGAACAGGGTGAAGGCGTACCTTGCTTGTTTGCAGTATATCAAGATGCTTCAGGACAAGCACGCGATCGCGCGATGGCATATGCTAAAGGTATTGGTGGGACTCGTGCGGGGATTTTG
It includes:
- a CDS encoding threo-3-hydroxy-L-aspartate ammonia-lyase, producing MYPNYTDIQAAAERLKNQAHQTPVMTSSTVDRTTGAQVFFKCENLQRTGSFKFRGAYNALVQLSQNQREKGVITFSSGNHAQALALSGQLLGISTTVVMPENAPRVKQVATRGYGAEVILYNPATTDRQALVAEISQQRSLKIIPPYDHPHIIAGQGTVAQELIEQVGELDLLLVCCGGGGLLSGCAIAAKTLNPGCQVVGVEPELADDATRSFYTKTLQTVTNPQTIADGARTPFLGELTFPLVLQYVDEMVTVSETAIRQTMLFLWERLKIVVEPTGTLATAALLEKKISTPGKRIGVIISGGNVDLSQLGTIFF
- the ilvC gene encoding ketol-acid reductoisomerase; its protein translation is MARMYYDADANLDLLSGKTVAIVGYGSQGHAHALNLKDSGINVVVGLYPGSKSAIKAKEAGLSVHSVADAAKAADLIMILLPDEVQKTVYKEEIEPYLSAGKTLAFAHGFNIHFGQVVPPTDVDVIMVAPKGPGHLVRRTYEQGEGVPCLFAVYQDASGQARDRAMAYAKGIGGTRAGILETNFREETETDLFGEQAVLCGGLSALIKAGFETLVEAGYQPELAYFECLHEVKLIVDLIVEGGLAKMRDSISNTAEYGDYTRGPRIVNDETRAEMRKVLEEIQSGQFAREFVLENQSGKAGFTAMRRREAEHKIEEVGEDLRAMFSWLKKG